Part of the Acidobacteriota bacterium genome is shown below.
TACGGGGTCGGGACGATTTCGGGAACTGGTCTCCGCGGGTCCGGGCCTGGCATTGGCCAGGTCCAGCCGCGGAGCCGCGTTCGGCGATCTGGACAACGACGGCGACGTCGACGTGGTGGTCAACAACGTGGACGATTCCCCGACCATTCTGCGAAACGACACGCCTCGAAAGGGCCACTGGCTGTCGGTCCGGCTGGTGGGGAAGGGCCCCAACGAACCGGCCATCGGCGCCCGGGTCACGGCGGTCGTCCCCGACCGCACGGTGACGCGGGAAGTTCGAAGCGGCGGGAGCTACCTTTCGCAAAACGACCTGCGCCTGCACTTCGGCTTGGGAACTGCCCAACGTCTCGACCGGCTGCTGGTCCTTTGGCCGGACGGTCGGGAGCAAGTCCTGGTGGACGTGCCCGTGGATCGCTTCCTCACCGTCACCCGCACTGCGGAGTGATCTGCGCAACCGCCATACGCATCCTTCCGGGAGTGTGTAAGGGACCGCACGCGGACATCCGGGTAGAGGCGTCTCAATCCAACAAGCTGGACTACTTCGGTGGTCCGGTCCGAAATATTGGACAGTTTCCTGGCCGTGCGCGGCAGGAAACTCGTGGGCGAGTTCCTAAATCCTTTGCTATCCACGGCTTACCGGAACGATCCGGAGCCTCGCTGGACAGTGGAACTTCCATTGCTTACAATTCGGGCATCAAGTTCCACCCTGCCCTAACGTGGAACGCCATCCGATCAGAGGGGTGCAACGCCCCGCCGCCGCAGGAGCCGCACGATGAAGATTCGAAACACCAGATCACTTCGGGTATTGGCCGTCGCGTTTGCCTTCGGGCTTGCGTTGACCACCGTCACGGTGGCACAGGTCAGCAAGGGTGTCATTCTCGGCACCATTACCGACCAGACCGGCGCCGTCATGCCGGGCGCCGAGGTGGAGGTCGCCGCCACCGGGACCGGCGTCACCCGGCTCATGGTCACCGGCGAGGATGGCAACTACCGGATCGTGAATCTCGATCCCGGAGAGTACTCGGTTCGGGCCCTGCTGCCCGGCTTCAAGCCCAAGACCGTTCAGGGAATCATCCTCCAGGTGGACCAGCGGGCGCGGATCGACGTGGAGCTGGAGGTGGGCGAGGTCGCCGACGAGGTGACGGTCCAGGGAGTCACTCCCATCATCGCCACCGACCAGGCGACGGTGGGCGAAGTCATCGAGCGGGAGAAGGTGCTGGAGCTGCCGTTGAACGGGCGCCAGTTCCTTCAGTTGGCGGAACTGACGCCGGGCGTCCAGAGGACCACCGTCGGCTACATGGAATACAGCGGCGGCAGCATCTCGGCCAACGGGATGTCCGACCACTCCAACAACACCATGGTCGACGGGGTCATGAATCAGGAGAGCGGCGCCGCCCGCATGAACTTCTCCCCCAGCATCGACCTGATCCAGGAGTTCAAGATCCAGACCAACGTCTATGACGCCGAGTTCGGCCGCAGCGGCGGAGCCCAGATCAACATCGTCACCAAGCGCGGGTCGCTCGACTACCATGGCGCCCTCTACATGTTCCACCGAAACGACAACCACGAGGCCCGGAACTTCTTCGCCAGGAGGATTCCCGAGTTCCGGCGGAGCCAATTCGGAGGCTCGTTCGGCGGACATATTCCGGGCTCGGAGGACGATTTCTTCTTCTTCAACTACGAAGGACAGCGGGCCGCTCGGGGCTTGACCGTTCCCATCAGCGTGCCCCCGGCGGATATCAGGAACGGTGACTTCTCGAGCCTGCTGGCGCCGGGCACAAACTGCATGGACCACAGCAACAACAAGGGTTGCATCTACGACCCGGCCACCCTGGATCCCGCGACCGGCACCCGGCAACCGTTCCCCAACAACATCATTCCCAATGACCGGATCACACAGCAGGCGAAGTTCATCAACCAGTTCTTCCCCAATCCGACGACTGCGGGATTCTCCGGGAACTACATTGCCAGCCCGGACCGGATTCGAGACAAGGACCAGTACTCGATTCGTTACGATCGCGACTTTTCCGACAGTGACTCCATCACCTTCCGCTTCACCTACCAGGACCGCAAATTCCTGGAGCCGCAGCCGCGGGGCAGCACGACACCTCTCGTCGGGTTCCGGCAGAATCAGGACCTGAACGGCGAAAATCACAAATTGGGATGGACGCACACGTTCAGCCCCACCACCATCAACTCCTTCAACTTCGGATTCAGTCAGTACCACCAGATTCGGGACAACGAGACCACGCTGCCGGACCTCTACGTGCAGGGAGGCAGCCGGGGCGCCGTCACCGGACCCGAATTCTTCGAGGGGGCGGGCATCACGGGAGTGGCCCCCGACCGGCAAAAGGCGGGAATACCGACCATCAACATCAGCGGCTGGAGGACCATTGCCGACGACACCTTCGCGCCGTTGGACAATCCCTACAACAACTACGTCTACTCGAACACCTTGAACAAGGTTCAGGGCAACCACTCCTGGAAGGTGGGGATCGAAGTCATTCGCAACGCCATGGACATGGCGTTCGAGGCCAACAGCCGGGGCATCATCAGCTTCTCGCCCCGCTTCAGCGTCGCCAGCGTCGGAGCCCCCGGCGATCAGTTCAATGCCTGGGCCGACTACCTGCTGGGAGCGGTCACCAGTTCCGGCATCAACGGCGCACTGCTGCAGCTCAACACCAAGCAGACCTGGTGGATGTTCTTCCTCCAGGATGACTGGCACGTGCATCCGGACCTCACTCTGAATCTGGGAGTGCGCTACGAGATCTGGCAGCGCCCCTATGACGCGGAGAACCGGATCACCGGCATCGACATCGCGTCCGGCCAATGGGTGTTCGCGGAGTCGATTCCGACCCTGCCCGGCACGCCCCCCAATGCGGTCACCAATGACGAATTTAACTACGATCGCAGCCTGCAGAAAGTCGGCGGGGCTGAAATGAACGATTGGGGCCCGCGGGTCGGTTTTGCCTGGCGCCTGTTCGGCGACAACAAGACGGTGCTCCGGGGTGGATACGGCGTCTTCTACAGTTGGCAGGTTCTGGACATTCCCATCACCATGGGACTGGGCCGGCCCTGGGTGCCGCCGACCAGCATCTCCAGCGACCGGGACGTTCCCGCCATCAGTTTCGGCAGTCCCTTCGGTACGACTGTCGTTCCCGCCACGGGAGGCCGGGGCCTGATCCGAGACAACCGAACCCCCTACCTGCAACAGTACTCCCTCAGCCTCGACCGCGAGCTGCTTCCCTCCATGGGAGTCGAAGTCGCCTACGTCGGGAATGCAGGCCGCAAGAACGTATTCAATTTCGGCCTCAACAATCCCTATCCGGGTCCCGAGCCCACGGCCGAGCGGAGGGCTCTCTGCCGCAACGCCGGCATCTGCGACCTGTCCGGGATCAGTGGGCCGGTCAACTGGGGCACCAGCAACTACAACGCGCTTCAGGTCAAGTTGCGCAAAGAGATGGGACCGGATGGACTCATGCTCCTGGGCGCCTACAGTTGGGGCAAGGTCCTGGGGACCTCCATCGCGGGACCCCAGCTCTGGGAAGGCCAGCCGATTCGCGACTGGAACCGGAACTGGAAGGCGGACACCGGTCCCACCAGGTACGACACGCGTCACCTCGCGTCCATCAGTTGGGTCTACCAGTTGCCCTTCGGAAGGGGGAGGCCACTGGGCGGCGACATCGGACGAACAGCCGACCTGATCTTCGGCGGCTGGAAACTGGGTGGAATCGGCACCTTCCAAACCGGAGCGTTTCTGACCCCCAGAGACATCTTCAATGCCTCCAATGCCGGGGGAACGCGACCCAACCTGCTGCGCAATCCCAACGACCTGGGTCACTCGTCCCGGGATCAGATGATCAACCAGTTCTTCCACACCGGCGACAGGTACTTCGCACGGACCGCCCCGTTCACTTTCGGCAATGCCGGAACGGGGACGATCGTGGGGCCGGGACTGCAGCTTTGGGACATTTCACTTTACAAGGACTTCTACGTGGCTGAAGAACAGCGGGTGCAGTTCCGCGTCGAGTTCTTCAACGCCTTCAACCATGTGAATTTCGGGAATCCCAATACCAGCTTCGGCTCGGCGGCGTTCGGAACCATCCGCAGCGCCGGTGATGCCCGGCAGGTTCAGTTCGGCCTGCGCTACGATTTTTAGGAGGGGCTTTTTTGCTACCGCCCCGTCTCCTCTATTGCGGTCGGCAAGCGTAGAGGGGGGACTGCCGTCCCCCCTCCCCCCCTGTCGGCGGTAGGAAAACCGCCGCCCCAATCGACGACAAGAAAGTCGCCGCTCCCTACGCCATTATTTCGGTGACGGCGTGTCCGTGGACGTCGGTCAGGCGGCGTTCGATGCCGTTGTGGTAGTAGGTGAGGCGTCTATGGTCGATCCCCAGCAGGTGAAGGACCGTGGCGTGGTAGTCGTAGATGGTGACCGGGCTCTCTGCCGGCTTGTAGCCCAGCTCGTCTGAAGCTCCATAGATGAACCCCGGCTTGAGGCCGGCCCCGGCCAGCCAGCAGGTGAAGCACTCGGGGTGATGGTCCCGTCCCAGGGCGCCTCCCTGAGCCACGGGCGTCCGGCCGAACTCGGTGACCCCCAAGACGAGCGTGTCCTCCAGCATGCCGCGCGAATCCAGGTCCCGGAGCAGGCCGGCGACGGGACGATCGTACTCCAGAGCCATCTTGGTGTGGTTTTTCTCCAGTCTGCCATGGGCATCCCAGCTATTTCCCGGGCCGCCGTTGTAAACCTGGACGAATCGAACTCCGCGCTCCAGCAGGCGGCGCGCCAGCAGACAGCGGCGGCCGAACGCTTCGGTTTCTTTCGCGTCCAGGCCGTAGAGTCGGCGGGTGCTCTCGCTTTCCCGCTCGATATCGGCAATTTCAGGGACGCTCAACTGCATCCGCGCCGCCAGCTCGTACGATTTGAGACGCGCCTCCAGTGAGCTGTCGCCCGGATGCGCTTGCTGGTAGACGCGATTCATGCGTGTCAGCCACTTCAGGCCGGCGCGCCGCTGGGCGGGCGGGACAGATTCGGGAGTGGTCAGGTCATGCAGCGCATCGCCGGACGTGCGAAACGGCGTTCCCTGGTGGGAAGCGGGCAAGAAAGAAGCGCCCCACTGCAGAACGCCTCCCCAGGGGTGGTCGGCGGGGTCGGGCAGGACGACGAACGCCGGCAGGTCTTCGTTCTCGGTCCCCAGCCCGTAGCTGATCCAGGCCCCCATGCTGGGAAAGCCGCTCAGCGGAAAACCGGTGTTCATCTGGGCCACCGCCGGCATGTGGTTGGCGCTTTTGGAGACCATGGATTGAATGAGCGTGAGATTGTCGGCGCAGCCGGCCAGATGCGGCAGCAGGCTGCTCACCCAGAGTCCACTCTCGCCGCGCCGGCGGAACTCGAACGGACTCCCGAAAAGGTGGCCGGCCTCTCCGAAGAACGTGGTCATATTGAACGGGGTGCCGTTGCGCCTGGTGAGTTCGGGTTTGTAGTCCAACGTGTCGAGGTGGCTCATGCCGCCGAGTGCGAACACCTGGACGACGCGCTTGGCTCTGGGAGTAAAGTGCGGCAGTTGGCTCGACGCGGAGGCTGGGGCGTTCCCGCGCGCCGCACCCGCGGCCAACGCTTCCCGATGGGTCAACCACGAGAGCGCCATCCAGCCGAATCCCGCTCCGGCATCGAAGAGCCACCGGCGGCGGGACAGCGGGCTGAATCGGCGTTGTATTGCTGAGAGTCCGGCCATACGGCAATCCGTCAATTCACGTACAGAAACTCGCTGGTGTTGAAGAGGCCCCAGCAGAGGCTGGACAGCCCGTGTTCTCCAACCAGATCTTCGCTCCACCTCGACTCCTCCCGTCCCGGGGAACGTCCCAGCGCAATCCGGAAGGCGCGGCGGACCTGGTGTTCCCGGCCGGACTCCGATTCCCGTTCAACCCGGCCGGCGAACGCCCGGGCTTGCCGCAGGACGAAGGCATTGTTCATGAGGCTCAGCGCCTGCAGGGCGGTCGTCGTGACCACGCGCTTGGGGGTCTTCACGTTCGGATTGGGACAATCGAACGAGTCGAGCAACGGACTCGGCGCCGAGACGACGCTCATGCGATACACGGAGCGGCGGTTGAGCGCCGGTTCATCGGCATCGACCTGCGTATACATCTCGAAGGCGCCCGGTTTCTCTTCCGATCTAAAAGGACGGAAGCTGGGACCCCCCATTTCCCAGTTCACCTGTCCGCTGGCCAGAAGCATCGCGTCGCGGATGGCCTCTCCTTCGAGGCGTCGCGGAGCGTAACGCCAGAGCAGCCGGTTGCCGGCGTCGATTTCCGCGGCGGCCGCTCTCCAGGCCGAGGCTTGACGATAGGTTTGCGACGTCATGATGAGGCGGTGCAGGTTCTTGACGCTCCATCCGCCTCGT
Proteins encoded:
- a CDS encoding TonB-dependent receptor, which gives rise to MKIRNTRSLRVLAVAFAFGLALTTVTVAQVSKGVILGTITDQTGAVMPGAEVEVAATGTGVTRLMVTGEDGNYRIVNLDPGEYSVRALLPGFKPKTVQGIILQVDQRARIDVELEVGEVADEVTVQGVTPIIATDQATVGEVIEREKVLELPLNGRQFLQLAELTPGVQRTTVGYMEYSGGSISANGMSDHSNNTMVDGVMNQESGAARMNFSPSIDLIQEFKIQTNVYDAEFGRSGGAQINIVTKRGSLDYHGALYMFHRNDNHEARNFFARRIPEFRRSQFGGSFGGHIPGSEDDFFFFNYEGQRAARGLTVPISVPPADIRNGDFSSLLAPGTNCMDHSNNKGCIYDPATLDPATGTRQPFPNNIIPNDRITQQAKFINQFFPNPTTAGFSGNYIASPDRIRDKDQYSIRYDRDFSDSDSITFRFTYQDRKFLEPQPRGSTTPLVGFRQNQDLNGENHKLGWTHTFSPTTINSFNFGFSQYHQIRDNETTLPDLYVQGGSRGAVTGPEFFEGAGITGVAPDRQKAGIPTINISGWRTIADDTFAPLDNPYNNYVYSNTLNKVQGNHSWKVGIEVIRNAMDMAFEANSRGIISFSPRFSVASVGAPGDQFNAWADYLLGAVTSSGINGALLQLNTKQTWWMFFLQDDWHVHPDLTLNLGVRYEIWQRPYDAENRITGIDIASGQWVFAESIPTLPGTPPNAVTNDEFNYDRSLQKVGGAEMNDWGPRVGFAWRLFGDNKTVLRGGYGVFYSWQVLDIPITMGLGRPWVPPTSISSDRDVPAISFGSPFGTTVVPATGGRGLIRDNRTPYLQQYSLSLDRELLPSMGVEVAYVGNAGRKNVFNFGLNNPYPGPEPTAERRALCRNAGICDLSGISGPVNWGTSNYNALQVKLRKEMGPDGLMLLGAYSWGKVLGTSIAGPQLWEGQPIRDWNRNWKADTGPTRYDTRHLASISWVYQLPFGRGRPLGGDIGRTADLIFGGWKLGGIGTFQTGAFLTPRDIFNASNAGGTRPNLLRNPNDLGHSSRDQMINQFFHTGDRYFARTAPFTFGNAGTGTIVGPGLQLWDISLYKDFYVAEEQRVQFRVEFFNAFNHVNFGNPNTSFGSAAFGTIRSAGDARQVQFGLRYDF
- a CDS encoding DUF1501 domain-containing protein, which codes for MAGLSAIQRRFSPLSRRRWLFDAGAGFGWMALSWLTHREALAAGAARGNAPASASSQLPHFTPRAKRVVQVFALGGMSHLDTLDYKPELTRRNGTPFNMTTFFGEAGHLFGSPFEFRRRGESGLWVSSLLPHLAGCADNLTLIQSMVSKSANHMPAVAQMNTGFPLSGFPSMGAWISYGLGTENEDLPAFVVLPDPADHPWGGVLQWGASFLPASHQGTPFRTSGDALHDLTTPESVPPAQRRAGLKWLTRMNRVYQQAHPGDSSLEARLKSYELAARMQLSVPEIADIERESESTRRLYGLDAKETEAFGRRCLLARRLLERGVRFVQVYNGGPGNSWDAHGRLEKNHTKMALEYDRPVAGLLRDLDSRGMLEDTLVLGVTEFGRTPVAQGGALGRDHHPECFTCWLAGAGLKPGFIYGASDELGYKPAESPVTIYDYHATVLHLLGIDHRRLTYYHNGIERRLTDVHGHAVTEIMA